One window of the Canis aureus isolate CA01 chromosome 17, VMU_Caureus_v.1.0, whole genome shotgun sequence genome contains the following:
- the POU4F1 gene encoding POU domain, class 4, transcription factor 1, with amino-acid sequence MMSMNSKQPHFAMHPTLPEHKYPSLHSSSEAIRRACLPTPPLQSNLFASLDETLLARAEALAAVDIAVSQGKSHPFKPDATYHTMNSVPCTSTSTVPLAHHHHHHHHHQALEPGDLLDHISSPSLALMAGAGGAGAAGGGGGAHDGPGGGGGPGGGGGPGGGGGGGGGGGPGGGGGGPGGGLLGGSAHPHPHMHGLGHLSHPAAAAAMNMPSGLPHPGLVAAAAHHGAAAAAAAAAAGQVAAASAAAAVVGAAGLASICDSDTDPRELEAFAERFKQRRIKLGVTQADVGSALANLKIPGVGSLSQSTICRFESLTLSHNNMIALKPILQAWLEEAEGAQREKMNKPELFNGGEKKRKRTSIAAPEKRSLEAYFAVQPRPSSEKIAAIAEKLDLKKNVVRVWFCNQRQKQKRMKFSATY; translated from the exons ATGATGTCCATGAACAGCAAGCAGCCTCACTTTGCCATGCATCCCACCCTCCCTGAGCACAAGTACCCGTCGCTGCACTCCAGCTCTGAGGCCATCCGGCGGGCCTGCCTGCCCACGCCGCCG CTGCAGAGCAACCTCTTCGCCAGCCTAGACGAAACGCTGCTGGCGCGGGCGGAGGCGCTGGCGGCCGTGGACATCGCCGTGTCCCAGGGCAAGAGCCACCCTTTCAAGCCAGACGCCACGTACCACACGATGAACAGCGTGCCATGCACGTCCACGTCCACCGTGCCGCTGgcgcaccaccaccaccaccaccaccaccaccaggcgCTCGAGCCCGGCGACCTGCTGGACCACATTTCGTCGCCCTCGCTCGCGCTCATGgccggcgcggggggcgcgggcgcggcgggcggcggcggcggcgcccacgacggcccggggggcggcggcggcccggggggcggcggcggccccggcggcggcggcggcggcggcggcggcggcggcccgggcggcggcggcggcggcccgggcggcgggcTGCTCGGCGGCTCggcgcacccgcacccgcacatGCACGGCCTGGGCCACCTGTCGcacccggcggcggcggccgccaTGAACATGCCGTCGGGGCTGCCGCACCCCGGgctggtggcggcggcggcgcaccacggcgcggcggcggcggcggcggcggcggcggccgggcagGTGGCGGCGGCGTCGGCGGCGGCGGCCGTGGTGGGCGCGGCGGGCCTGGCGTCCATCTGCGACTCGGACACGGACCCGCGCGAGCTCGAGGCGTTCGCCGAGCGCTTCAAGCAGAGGCGCATCAAGCTGGGCGTGACGCAGGCCGACGTGGGCTCGGCGCTGGCCAACCTCAAGATCCCGGGCGTGGGCTCGCTCAGCCAGAGCACCATCTGCAGGTTCGAGTCGCTCACGCTCTCGCACAACAACATGATCGCGCTCAAGCCCATCCTGCAGGCGTGGCTCGAGGAGGCCGAGGGCGCGCAGCGCGAGAAAATGAACAAGCCCGAGCTCTTCAACGGCGGCGAGAAGAAGCGCAAGCGGACTTCCATCGCAGCGCCGGAGAAGCGCTCCCTCGAGGCCTACTTCGCCGTACAGCCCCGGCCCTCCTCCGAGAAGATCGCCGCCATCGCCGAGAAACTGGACCTCAAAAAGAACGTGGTGCGGGTGTGGTTTTGCAaccagagacagaagcagaagcgGATGAAGTTCTCCGCCACTTACTGA